The following are from one region of the Rhizobium etli 8C-3 genome:
- a CDS encoding NAD(P)-dependent alcohol dehydrogenase: protein MKQAYAAVSREKAKPLILECIGIEEPRADEILVRIVASGVCHTDLVVRDQGYDVPQPVVLGHEGSGVVEAVGSAVKDLVPGDHVALSYAYCGKCEKCLSGTPFYCEDFFGRNFRGTRPDGTCPIHDSHGKQISGCFFEQSSFATYAIASERNAVKVAKDVPLELIGPLGCGLQTGAGAVLNCLKPKPGSSIAVFGAGAVGMAATMAAKIAGCATIIVIDLNDERLELSRELGATHTINARKLDSVAAIRKIVPAGVDFSLECTSSPRVFRQAVDCLGTPGTCGLVGSSALGTEGTIDIGNFLFGRTLIGVVEGQSVPSEFVPQLIEYWQQGLFPFDKLVQFYDLDQINEAMADSESGKVIKPILRMKH, encoded by the coding sequence ATGAAGCAGGCATATGCGGCGGTCTCGCGCGAAAAGGCGAAGCCCTTGATCTTGGAGTGCATAGGGATTGAGGAACCTCGTGCAGACGAGATTTTGGTCCGCATCGTCGCATCGGGGGTATGTCATACCGACCTGGTGGTCAGGGACCAGGGATATGACGTACCTCAACCTGTTGTGTTGGGACACGAAGGCTCTGGCGTCGTCGAGGCCGTCGGGAGCGCAGTTAAAGATCTTGTGCCCGGTGATCACGTTGCTTTGAGCTACGCCTATTGCGGCAAGTGCGAAAAGTGCCTTTCCGGTACACCTTTCTACTGCGAGGACTTCTTCGGTCGCAATTTCCGCGGCACTCGTCCGGATGGCACCTGCCCGATCCATGATTCTCACGGGAAACAGATTAGTGGCTGCTTCTTCGAGCAGTCGTCATTTGCAACCTACGCCATCGCCAGCGAACGAAACGCCGTGAAGGTTGCAAAGGATGTTCCACTCGAGTTGATCGGACCGCTCGGGTGCGGGCTTCAGACCGGTGCTGGCGCGGTACTGAATTGCCTCAAGCCGAAGCCCGGCTCGTCAATAGCAGTGTTCGGTGCTGGTGCGGTTGGCATGGCGGCTACGATGGCCGCGAAAATCGCCGGATGCGCGACCATCATCGTGATCGACTTGAACGATGAACGGCTGGAACTTTCGCGCGAACTCGGGGCGACGCACACGATAAATGCCCGCAAATTGGACAGCGTTGCCGCGATCAGGAAGATCGTCCCCGCAGGCGTTGATTTCAGCTTGGAATGCACGAGTTCGCCGCGAGTTTTCCGTCAGGCAGTCGACTGCCTTGGTACGCCGGGAACATGCGGTCTCGTTGGCTCGTCCGCTCTCGGCACTGAAGGCACGATCGATATCGGGAACTTCCTTTTCGGCCGCACATTGATCGGCGTTGTCGAAGGACAAAGCGTTCCGTCCGAGTTCGTCCCGCAGTTGATCGAGTATTGGCAGCAGGGACTTTTCCCGTTCGACAAACTGGTTCAGTTCTATGACCTCGACCAGATCAACGAGGCGATGGCTGATTCCGAGAGCGGCAAAGTCATTAAGCCGATCCTTCGCATGAAGCATTAG
- a CDS encoding NAD(P)H-dependent oxidoreductase — protein sequence MKVVVITGNLSRPSKTRAVADFMVDRVRASGNEASCWDLVDLHPHLGATVLPSSAAEIVKAALNDILASDVLVVGSPVYKASYTGLLKHLFDLVDMKALKGRYVIPFATGKASSHKPLVEASMEALFDFFEAQIHSRFIFALDEDFQNDALSENLRALVDRELDAARRAVSP from the coding sequence ATGAAAGTTGTTGTAATAACGGGGAATTTATCGCGCCCCTCGAAAACCCGGGCCGTAGCAGACTTCATGGTGGATCGGGTGCGCGCGTCCGGCAACGAAGCAAGCTGCTGGGACCTTGTCGACCTTCATCCGCACCTTGGGGCAACAGTGTTGCCCTCCAGCGCCGCTGAGATTGTTAAAGCGGCACTCAACGATATTTTGGCTAGTGACGTGCTAGTTGTTGGTAGTCCGGTCTACAAAGCATCTTACACTGGGTTGCTGAAGCATTTATTCGACCTTGTCGACATGAAAGCGCTTAAGGGCCGCTATGTGATCCCTTTTGCAACCGGTAAAGCATCGAGTCACAAGCCGCTCGTCGAAGCCTCGATGGAAGCCTTATTCGACTTTTTCGAAGCGCAAATACATAGCCGTTTCATTTTCGCTCTCGATGAAGATTTTCAGAACGATGCTCTTTCTGAGAACCTGCGCGCGCTTGTCGACAGAGAGCTCGATGCCGCGCGTCGCGCCGTCAGCCCATAA
- a CDS encoding LL-diaminopimelate aminotransferase, with protein MNVLRKETSQPPASVSIIGAGGICDLIGNSVLDFHRIQRLPPYVFEQVNRLKASARAGGADIIDLGMGNPDLPTPQSIVDKLCEVVQDPRTHRYSSSKGIPGLRRAQAAYYARRFGVKLNPDTQVVATLGSKEGFANMAQAITAPGDVILCPNPTYPIHAFGFLMAGGVIRSMSVEPDESFFPPLERAVRHSIPKPLALILNYPSNPTALVATLDFYKDVVAFAKKHDIIVLSDLAYSEIYFDGAPPPSVLEVPGAMDVTVEFTSMSKTFSMPGWRMGFAVGNERLIAALTRVKSYLDYGAFTPIQVAATHALNGDGSDIAEVRNVYKRRRDVMVESFGKAGFDVPPPAATMFAWAKIPEKFRHLGSLEFSKLLVEKADVAVAPGIGFGEMGDDYVRLALVENEHRIRQAARNIKRWLSGDEKFEINVMNQ; from the coding sequence ATGAATGTTCTCCGGAAGGAGACCTCCCAGCCTCCCGCGTCGGTTTCTATAATCGGCGCGGGAGGTATCTGCGATTTGATTGGAAATAGTGTGCTGGACTTTCACAGAATTCAACGTTTGCCGCCTTATGTTTTCGAACAGGTCAACCGTTTGAAAGCAAGCGCGCGAGCGGGCGGCGCCGATATCATTGATCTCGGCATGGGAAACCCCGACCTTCCCACTCCTCAGTCGATCGTCGACAAGCTGTGCGAGGTCGTGCAGGATCCGCGCACCCACCGCTATTCCTCCTCCAAGGGCATTCCGGGGCTGCGCCGTGCCCAGGCCGCCTATTATGCCCGCCGTTTCGGTGTCAAGCTCAACCCGGATACCCAGGTGGTCGCCACCTTGGGCTCCAAGGAAGGCTTCGCCAACATGGCGCAGGCGATCACCGCGCCCGGCGACGTGATCCTCTGCCCGAACCCGACCTATCCGATCCACGCCTTCGGTTTCCTGATGGCGGGCGGCGTGATCCGCTCGATGTCGGTTGAGCCGGATGAGAGCTTTTTCCCGCCGCTGGAGCGGGCGGTCCGGCATTCGATCCCGAAGCCGTTGGCGCTGATCCTCAACTATCCGTCGAACCCGACGGCCCTCGTCGCGACGCTCGATTTCTATAAGGACGTCGTCGCCTTCGCCAAGAAGCATGACATCATCGTGCTTTCCGACCTTGCCTATTCCGAGATCTACTTCGACGGCGCTCCGCCGCCATCGGTTCTCGAAGTGCCGGGTGCAATGGATGTGACCGTCGAATTCACCTCGATGTCGAAGACCTTTTCCATGCCCGGCTGGCGCATGGGCTTTGCCGTCGGCAACGAGCGGCTGATCGCGGCGCTCACCCGCGTCAAGTCCTATCTCGACTACGGCGCCTTCACGCCGATCCAGGTGGCCGCGACCCATGCGCTGAACGGCGACGGTTCCGACATTGCGGAGGTTCGCAACGTCTACAAGCGTCGCCGCGACGTCATGGTCGAAAGCTTCGGGAAGGCCGGCTTCGACGTGCCGCCGCCGGCTGCCACCATGTTCGCCTGGGCAAAGATCCCGGAAAAGTTCCGTCATCTCGGTTCGCTGGAGTTTTCCAAGCTGCTGGTCGAGAAGGCCGACGTCGCCGTTGCACCGGGTATCGGCTTCGGCGAAATGGGCGACGACTACGTCCGTCTGGCGCTCGTCGAGAACGAACACCGCATCCGCCAGGCTGCGCGCAACATCAAACGCTGGCTTAGCGGCGACGAGAAATTTGAAATCAACGTAATGAATCAGTGA
- a CDS encoding ABC transporter permease, with amino-acid sequence MNSFASRLKLPYRAGAIGLSIGTLLVMVVASVILLPDFMDPENLSNLLAQSTVLVISALGQTFVILTGGLDVSVGSVISLTTTIMTLDLPEITRVLICIAVAMGFGVANGYGVARLNVHPIIMTLTTMGIGQGIALIILPIPGGRVPEWLSGSVAGSIGPVPNSLFWLITASLFASWILYRRPFGLYLFASGGNDFNARMNGVPVERTIIKAYVLSALFACAAGMFLAGRLASGDPKGGASFGIESVTAAALGGVHLAGGIGSIVGTVVGAAILGTVNNVMNLANVSAFLQSVVKGVLLLVLVVSQRRKTIGL; translated from the coding sequence ATGAATTCATTTGCCAGTCGCCTGAAGCTCCCTTATCGCGCGGGAGCGATCGGGCTTTCCATTGGAACGCTCCTGGTGATGGTTGTCGCCTCGGTAATATTATTGCCGGACTTCATGGATCCGGAGAATTTGTCTAATCTCCTGGCGCAATCGACGGTGCTCGTCATCTCGGCTCTCGGTCAGACGTTCGTCATTCTCACTGGCGGCCTCGACGTGTCGGTTGGGTCCGTCATCAGTCTAACGACGACGATCATGACGCTTGATCTTCCTGAGATAACCCGCGTGCTTATCTGCATCGCGGTGGCGATGGGGTTCGGAGTAGCGAACGGTTACGGTGTCGCGCGCCTCAATGTACATCCAATCATCATGACGCTGACAACAATGGGCATCGGCCAAGGTATCGCGTTGATCATTTTGCCAATCCCAGGCGGGCGCGTGCCGGAGTGGCTTTCCGGCTCGGTAGCCGGATCCATCGGCCCCGTACCTAACTCATTGTTTTGGTTGATCACGGCATCGCTCTTCGCATCCTGGATTCTCTATCGTCGTCCCTTCGGCCTCTACCTCTTCGCTTCCGGCGGCAATGACTTCAACGCACGGATGAACGGTGTTCCCGTCGAGCGCACCATCATCAAAGCGTATGTTCTTTCTGCTCTATTCGCATGCGCTGCGGGGATGTTTCTTGCAGGTCGCCTTGCATCGGGTGATCCTAAGGGCGGCGCTTCATTCGGGATTGAGTCTGTAACGGCTGCAGCATTGGGTGGGGTCCACCTCGCCGGGGGCATCGGAAGCATTGTGGGAACCGTCGTTGGCGCGGCGATCCTCGGGACAGTGAATAATGTGATGAATCTGGCCAACGTCTCTGCATTTCTTCAGTCGGTCGTCAAGGGTGTGTTGCTTCTCGTACTCGTCGTTTCGCAGCGACGCAAAACAATCGGACTTTGA
- a CDS encoding ABC transporter permease: MDFSMTTSDSKTEAPSRSLRGKSAISWILGLPPAYYVLAILVAVAPAVSATLINPNYWFVILKQSAPLGIAVLAQSLVMRVRSIDLSVSGIFAFAIYLASSGQLNNYPPLMTVLMPVVIGLAVGGVNGILVAYVRASAVISTLSVSAILIGIVQYMSAGRAPGSTPSWLRILTSGNIHGLSYSVVLWIVIAALISIAFRFLIVGRYFRAVGDNPRAAETTGIPLARTIFVSHTLAGALTGIAALVQVSALAVGTIKPGFDTFMNALAATILGGVTFGVDRGGVAGPFVAVVAFSFLFAMLTVFGIQEPGKLIVQGVIIAFAAIIYGARAGRV, translated from the coding sequence ATGGACTTCTCGATGACCACATCAGACTCGAAAACTGAAGCACCATCTCGCTCATTGAGGGGTAAGAGCGCCATTTCGTGGATACTCGGGCTACCGCCCGCATACTATGTGCTCGCAATCCTGGTTGCGGTTGCTCCAGCAGTGAGCGCCACGCTCATAAATCCCAACTACTGGTTTGTAATCCTCAAGCAGTCAGCGCCGCTCGGGATCGCGGTGCTCGCCCAGTCGCTTGTCATGCGGGTGCGATCCATCGATCTCTCTGTCAGCGGTATTTTCGCGTTCGCGATTTATCTGGCCAGCTCGGGCCAGCTCAACAACTATCCACCGCTAATGACCGTCCTCATGCCTGTTGTGATTGGGCTAGCTGTGGGGGGTGTAAACGGAATACTCGTAGCATACGTGCGCGCTTCTGCCGTTATCTCCACACTAAGTGTTTCGGCCATTCTGATTGGGATCGTCCAATACATGAGCGCCGGCCGCGCGCCCGGTTCAACGCCAAGCTGGCTTCGAATACTTACGAGCGGCAATATCCACGGCCTTTCCTATTCCGTGGTCCTGTGGATCGTCATCGCCGCCCTGATTTCTATCGCATTTCGCTTTCTCATCGTCGGGCGTTACTTCAGGGCCGTCGGCGACAATCCGAGGGCGGCGGAAACTACAGGAATTCCGTTGGCACGTACGATTTTTGTCTCGCACACGCTCGCGGGCGCCCTGACAGGCATCGCGGCCCTGGTCCAGGTATCCGCGTTGGCGGTCGGCACCATCAAGCCAGGCTTCGACACCTTCATGAATGCTCTCGCCGCCACGATCCTCGGCGGTGTGACGTTCGGCGTCGACCGGGGCGGCGTCGCCGGGCCGTTCGTTGCCGTCGTTGCCTTCAGCTTCCTGTTCGCGATGCTGACCGTCTTCGGCATCCAGGAGCCGGGCAAGCTTATCGTCCAGGGCGTGATCATTGCATTTGCCGCAATCATCTACGGTGCGCGCGCGGGTCGCGTCTAG
- a CDS encoding substrate-binding domain-containing protein — MKRRTFLQASGAIAVAGTFGMPGILRADDAISLLPDTWPSEGANPIVDAGKFKKSGPWKIGHSHYGLAGSTHTYQTAFEAEYEIKKNKDRIADYQFRSADLNASKQVADIEDLIAQKVDAIIIAPLTTGSAVEGIKKAKAAGIPTVVYLGRVDTEEFTVQVQGDDFYFGRVMAQFLVDKLGNKGKVWVLRGVAGHPIDADRYAGAMEVFSKSGLQITSTQHGSWSYEDSKKIAESLYLSDPDVAGIWTDGANMSLGVLDALQEAGASTIPPITGEALNGWMRRWNDEKLSSIGPICPPALSTAALRAAFALLDGKPIQRNWTNRPKPITDETLSQFYRADLTDAYWAPTEMPNEKLLDYFKA; from the coding sequence ATGAAGAGACGTACATTTCTACAAGCGAGCGGGGCAATTGCTGTAGCCGGCACGTTCGGAATGCCGGGGATTCTTCGCGCCGACGACGCGATCAGTCTCCTACCTGACACTTGGCCCTCCGAAGGCGCCAACCCAATTGTCGACGCGGGTAAGTTCAAGAAGTCAGGCCCGTGGAAGATCGGACACAGCCACTACGGCCTCGCTGGTTCAACGCATACCTACCAGACGGCGTTTGAAGCCGAATATGAAATAAAAAAGAACAAGGATCGGATCGCTGATTACCAGTTCCGGAGCGCTGATCTCAATGCCTCCAAACAAGTTGCCGATATCGAGGATCTGATCGCCCAGAAGGTCGATGCGATCATCATCGCACCGCTAACCACCGGTTCCGCCGTCGAGGGCATCAAGAAGGCAAAGGCTGCTGGCATTCCAACCGTAGTCTATCTCGGACGCGTCGACACCGAGGAGTTTACGGTTCAGGTCCAGGGCGACGACTTCTATTTCGGGCGCGTGATGGCTCAGTTCCTCGTCGACAAGCTTGGCAACAAGGGCAAGGTATGGGTTCTGCGTGGCGTCGCCGGGCATCCCATCGATGCAGATCGTTATGCAGGCGCCATGGAAGTCTTCAGCAAGTCTGGACTTCAGATCACGTCGACCCAGCACGGAAGCTGGTCTTATGAGGACTCAAAGAAGATCGCCGAAAGCTTGTATCTCTCCGACCCAGATGTCGCGGGCATCTGGACCGATGGAGCCAACATGTCTCTTGGCGTTTTGGATGCCTTGCAGGAGGCTGGCGCCTCAACGATCCCGCCAATCACGGGCGAAGCACTTAACGGCTGGATGCGTCGTTGGAATGACGAAAAACTTTCCTCGATCGGTCCGATTTGCCCACCCGCTCTGTCTACTGCCGCGCTACGGGCCGCCTTCGCCTTGCTGGATGGGAAGCCGATTCAGCGTAACTGGACGAACCGCCCCAAGCCGATCACCGACGAGACGCTCTCCCAGTTCTATCGCGCAGATCTCACTGATGCGTACTGGGCGCCGACCGAAATGCCGAACGAAAAGCTCCTTGATTATTTCAAGGCTTGA
- a CDS encoding bifunctional 3,4-dihydroxy-2-butanone-4-phosphate synthase/GTP cyclohydrolase II gives MSFSSIDEAIEAIEAGEMVIVVDDENRENEGDLVVAAEKITAEHIAFMMKYARGLICVPLPAERLDKLEIPLMVTRNSDSLQTAFTVSVDCKHGTTTGISAEDRAATVKSLIDPQTRPEDLSRPGHIFPLRANRLGVLGRPGHTEAAVDLARLAGLAPAGVICEIANDDGTMSRLPDLEKFAIEHGLHIVTIDALIEYCRSRDTRVKRYAQSFMPTRFGDFKAIAYRDSLTGTEHLALTLGELCEKEDVLVRVHSECLTGEAFRSMRCDCGQQLEMALRAVQLAGAGCVIYMRGQEGRGIGLGNKIAAYSLQDHGRDTLEANRELGFASDSREYNAAADIIRDLGIGSVRLLTNNPTKIEALRTSGVIVSSRQSLIAASSASNITYFKTKRDRFGHLLDQDTSAEHVGRSNVFSVFGAQVFSGPLG, from the coding sequence ATGTCTTTTTCGAGCATAGATGAGGCGATCGAGGCGATCGAAGCGGGCGAGATGGTTATCGTGGTCGACGACGAAAACCGGGAGAATGAAGGCGACCTAGTCGTTGCTGCCGAAAAAATAACAGCTGAGCACATCGCTTTCATGATGAAATATGCGAGAGGCCTTATCTGCGTGCCACTTCCAGCCGAACGTCTCGACAAACTCGAGATCCCCCTGATGGTCACACGTAATTCGGACTCACTGCAGACGGCATTTACCGTTTCCGTCGATTGCAAACACGGCACAACGACAGGGATTTCAGCCGAAGATCGAGCAGCAACCGTCAAGTCGCTCATCGATCCGCAGACGCGGCCGGAAGACCTATCGCGACCGGGTCACATTTTTCCTTTGCGTGCAAATCGTCTCGGTGTCCTGGGCCGTCCTGGCCACACCGAAGCTGCCGTGGATCTTGCACGACTTGCCGGCCTGGCGCCGGCTGGCGTAATCTGCGAGATCGCCAATGACGACGGAACCATGTCTCGACTGCCAGATCTCGAGAAGTTCGCAATCGAACATGGCCTGCACATAGTAACGATCGACGCTTTGATTGAGTACTGCAGGAGTCGTGATACGAGGGTAAAGCGTTACGCGCAGTCCTTTATGCCAACGCGGTTTGGGGATTTCAAGGCAATTGCTTATCGCGATAGTTTGACGGGAACGGAACACTTAGCTTTGACACTTGGCGAGTTGTGCGAGAAGGAAGACGTTCTGGTACGGGTGCATTCTGAATGTCTGACAGGTGAGGCGTTCCGGTCCATGCGATGCGACTGCGGTCAACAGCTCGAAATGGCTCTTCGGGCGGTCCAGTTAGCGGGCGCTGGTTGCGTGATCTACATGCGTGGGCAAGAGGGGCGTGGCATTGGCTTAGGAAACAAAATTGCGGCTTACAGCCTGCAGGATCATGGTCGTGATACTCTTGAGGCAAATCGGGAACTCGGCTTCGCATCTGATTCCCGCGAATATAACGCAGCGGCGGATATCATCCGCGACCTCGGTATCGGCAGCGTTCGGCTTCTGACCAACAATCCTACAAAAATAGAGGCGCTGCGAACGTCAGGCGTCATCGTGTCGTCTCGCCAGAGTCTGATCGCCGCATCTAGCGCGTCCAACATCACTTATTTTAAGACAAAGCGCGATCGGTTTGGCCACCTGTTGGACCAGGACACGTCAGCTGAACACGTCGGCCGGAGCAACGTCTTTTCAGTGTTTGGCGCGCAGGTGTTCTCTGGACCCCTGGGTTAA
- a CDS encoding 2,3-bisphosphoglycerate-dependent phosphoglycerate mutase — protein MSTLVIVRHGQSEGNARGEFTGTSDVPLTQEGWSESRRAGSLLANLGISFDIAFSSALLRTVDTCRAILNETNGDLLEPIRRTELNERDYGQLTGINKNVARERWGQDVVQVWRRSYSTPPPGGESIRDISARVLPFLISEAFPPLLRGKSVLVVAHGNTIRSLKQGIERLTIQDTLAIESPTAAPTVYRIASDLSIIEKTNVLVGTVC, from the coding sequence ATGTCCACTCTGGTGATTGTCCGGCATGGCCAAAGCGAAGGGAACGCGCGCGGGGAGTTCACGGGTACGAGCGACGTGCCGCTCACACAGGAGGGCTGGTCTGAGAGCAGGCGAGCCGGCTCACTGCTCGCGAACCTCGGCATCTCGTTCGATATTGCGTTTAGCTCTGCCCTCTTGCGCACAGTCGACACTTGCAGAGCGATTTTGAACGAAACCAACGGCGATCTGCTGGAGCCAATCAGGAGAACCGAGTTGAACGAACGCGACTACGGACAGCTCACCGGCATCAACAAGAACGTGGCACGTGAGCGGTGGGGCCAGGATGTTGTCCAGGTTTGGCGCCGCTCGTACAGCACTCCACCACCTGGGGGAGAAAGCATACGGGACATAAGCGCGAGGGTTCTGCCCTTTTTGATAAGCGAAGCGTTCCCCCCCTTGTTGAGAGGGAAATCGGTTCTTGTGGTGGCCCACGGGAATACGATCAGGTCACTAAAGCAGGGCATCGAACGCCTCACGATCCAGGATACGCTCGCTATTGAGTCACCGACCGCCGCGCCAACTGTATACCGGATTGCGTCGGACCTCTCGATCATCGAGAAGACTAACGTCCTGGTTGGTACTGTCTGTTAA
- a CDS encoding GFA family protein translates to MPIFGSCQCKAVTYQVQEIDGPMWNCFCQTCRKSHAADHNTAAKVKSEHFKILTGQDTLHSFESTPGKLRWFCSVCGSHVYAERPASPELKVVRAGTFDTDPGSVPMSNVWVSHAEPWLAHDPSKASSPEFP, encoded by the coding sequence ATGCCAATCTTCGGATCATGCCAATGCAAAGCGGTAACGTACCAGGTTCAGGAAATTGATGGACCCATGTGGAATTGCTTCTGTCAAACATGCCGGAAGTCACACGCCGCTGATCACAATACCGCTGCGAAGGTGAAAAGCGAGCACTTCAAGATCCTTACAGGCCAAGATACGCTTCATAGCTTCGAATCGACGCCTGGAAAGCTGCGGTGGTTTTGTTCGGTATGTGGCTCGCACGTTTATGCGGAGCGGCCGGCCAGCCCGGAGCTCAAAGTCGTTAGAGCCGGCACGTTCGATACCGATCCTGGAAGTGTGCCGATGTCAAACGTATGGGTATCGCATGCGGAACCTTGGCTCGCCCATGATCCATCGAAGGCAAGCTCACCAGAGTTCCCGTAA
- a CDS encoding sugar ABC transporter ATP-binding protein has product MSTLVEMVGINKSFGFTKVLSDVRFSLERGSVHALMGENGAGKSTLMRILAGVYQPGAGSVRLRGEEVNFRSPKEARLAGVSTVFQEFTLIPNLTVAENMFLGHEPRRIDGSIDSVEVVKRARALLADVFPQLDATAIVETLTVAQQQAVEIAKGLTSNADVFIFDEPTAALNSTDVAHLFKVIRDLKAQHKAVVYISHRMNEVFELCDTITVMKDGAWVRTARAQDFNLQTLVATMVGRELQNFFPPRSQATGAAMLEVSDLRLDDSSSTVTFVVRKGEIIGLAGLEGQGQREIMRAIVGVESPKAIAVWRAGPDNSMHVVNVGSGFARAVASGIGFIPEDRKQEGLFLRLPIYDNIALGKQLNRNMASVAWRSVSRVREVIKSLRVAAADPNAPVGKLSGGNQQKVLLGRWLLSGVDILVIEEPTRGVDVGAKAEIYRLLRDFSDRGGAVVVSSREHAELIGLCDSILVVHDRKIVGQMSAEGATEERILETALGASASPDPRAAVH; this is encoded by the coding sequence ATGAGCACGCTTGTCGAGATGGTCGGCATCAACAAATCGTTTGGTTTCACGAAAGTCCTTTCGGACGTTCGCTTTTCCCTGGAACGTGGCTCCGTGCACGCTCTGATGGGGGAAAACGGCGCGGGGAAGTCCACCCTGATGCGTATTCTGGCGGGGGTATATCAGCCGGGCGCAGGAAGTGTTCGGCTCCGCGGGGAGGAAGTCAATTTCCGTTCCCCTAAGGAGGCACGGTTGGCGGGAGTGTCGACGGTGTTTCAGGAGTTTACCCTGATCCCCAATCTCACCGTTGCTGAGAACATGTTCCTGGGCCACGAACCTCGTCGCATTGACGGTTCGATCGATAGCGTCGAGGTAGTGAAACGCGCTCGCGCTTTGCTGGCTGACGTATTTCCACAGCTCGACGCAACCGCGATCGTCGAGACACTGACTGTCGCGCAGCAGCAGGCAGTAGAGATCGCGAAGGGACTTACGTCGAACGCGGACGTATTCATCTTCGACGAGCCAACGGCGGCGTTGAACTCGACCGATGTCGCGCATCTTTTCAAGGTTATCCGCGACCTTAAGGCTCAACATAAGGCTGTCGTCTACATCTCTCATCGCATGAATGAAGTCTTCGAACTATGCGACACCATCACCGTCATGAAAGATGGCGCTTGGGTAAGGACTGCAAGAGCGCAGGACTTCAACTTGCAAACGCTGGTAGCGACAATGGTTGGTCGCGAACTTCAGAACTTCTTTCCGCCGCGCTCGCAGGCCACCGGAGCGGCAATGCTGGAGGTTTCGGACTTGCGCCTCGACGACAGCAGCTCGACAGTCACTTTCGTTGTCAGAAAAGGTGAAATCATCGGGCTGGCAGGGCTCGAAGGACAGGGCCAGCGAGAGATAATGCGTGCCATTGTGGGCGTTGAATCGCCAAAGGCCATCGCCGTGTGGCGTGCCGGCCCCGACAACAGCATGCACGTGGTGAATGTAGGGTCAGGGTTCGCTCGCGCGGTCGCATCAGGAATCGGTTTTATCCCTGAGGACAGGAAGCAGGAAGGGCTGTTCCTGCGCCTGCCTATCTACGACAACATCGCGCTGGGAAAACAGCTCAATCGGAATATGGCAAGCGTTGCGTGGCGATCGGTGTCGAGGGTCCGCGAGGTGATCAAGTCGTTACGAGTTGCGGCCGCCGATCCCAATGCGCCCGTAGGTAAACTCTCGGGCGGGAATCAGCAGAAGGTGCTGCTGGGCCGCTGGTTGCTCTCCGGAGTGGACATCCTCGTTATTGAGGAGCCCACGCGCGGCGTCGACGTCGGTGCAAAGGCAGAGATTTACAGATTGCTGCGGGACTTCAGTGATCGTGGCGGTGCGGTCGTGGTTTCGTCGCGCGAGCACGCTGAGCTTATAGGGCTCTGCGACAGCATTTTGGTCGTTCATGACAGGAAGATCGTCGGGCAGATGTCCGCAGAGGGGGCGACCGAGGAAAGAATCCTCGAGACTGCGCTGGGGGCGAGTGCGTCACCGGATCCCCGTGCTGCGGTGCATTGA